From a single Okeanomitos corallinicola TIOX110 genomic region:
- a CDS encoding type II toxin-antitoxin system RelE/ParE family toxin gives MIVSFACKETEKIWQGVSSRKLPVDIQERALRKLRQLEASTNLDDLRIPPGNRLEALSGDRIGQYSIRITKQWRICFIWENGNAYNVETVDYH, from the coding sequence ATGATTGTTTCCTTTGCTTGTAAAGAAACCGAAAAAATATGGCAGGGTGTAAGTTCACGAAAATTACCAGTAGATATCCAAGAACGCGCTTTACGCAAATTGCGACAATTGGAAGCATCAACTAATTTAGATGATCTTCGTATTCCTCCAGGAAATCGCTTAGAAGCTCTGTCTGGTGATAGAATAGGACAATACAGTATTCGTATTACAAAGCAATGGCGAATCTGTTTTATTTGGGAAAATGGCAATGCTTATAATGTAGAAACAGTGGATTACCATTAG
- a CDS encoding type II toxin-antitoxin system RelE/ParE family toxin — MNEKYQIIIQPEAKKVIEEAYFWFSDISPHKARTWIEGLYKSILSLEKMPYRCSLAFENEFFEQEIRQFIYGKGRNAYRIIFTIVDDKVEIIFVRHAAQKPMSEESE; from the coding sequence ATGAATGAGAAATATCAAATCATCATCCAACCAGAAGCAAAAAAAGTAATAGAAGAAGCTTATTTCTGGTTTAGTGATATTTCTCCTCACAAAGCTAGAACATGGATAGAGGGATTATATAAATCTATATTATCCCTAGAAAAAATGCCTTATCGTTGTTCTTTAGCATTTGAAAATGAGTTTTTTGAACAAGAAATACGACAATTTATATATGGAAAGGGACGAAACGCCTATCGAATTATTTTCACCATTGTTGATGATAAAGTTGAGATTATTTTCGTGAGACACGCTGCTCAAAAACCGATGAGCGAGGAATCTGAATAA
- a CDS encoding serine/threonine-protein kinase has product MSIYPDFQAQGYQVIKELGRNREGGRITWLATNINTGQQEVIKQFCFAQAGSNWSGLEAHEREIQVLKGLKHPCIPSYLSSFETSDGFCLVQEYIDAPNLAEPRSFSPEEIKQIAVKVLEILVYLQNRIPSVIHRDIKPENILVDEQINVYLIDFGFARIGSQEVAGSSVFKGTPGFIPPEQMFKPTEATDLYALGATLVCLLTGIKSTKIDQLQDADDPYLIKFRHLLPRLSLRFLDWLEKMVQPKQKERFPNAEAALESLKPLDVIRIPIVTLSQTLLEFKAQKLGEKINQPITIKNSVPDTLLEGRWEVAPHPSDPPHTPDYHAWISVTPAKFKRNNIEFRIQIDTKNLMAQKDYKRQLILYSNSYPESHLLTVKVQTADLPIENVGLSYWGLIRLFSVGVFTSIVMVWIIGFFISNPSSFLIWLLVVIVLISVLTGGVMTMSFISLVSLLILALVSVATSQKSAVVEKNDSAEDPFTIMQVRLILGFGASVGAGIIIGFLNPFILLALTGTSLSALSMLLYSPLKRRKLIAKYRKSEESLIKP; this is encoded by the coding sequence ATGAGCATTTACCCTGATTTCCAAGCACAAGGTTATCAAGTTATTAAAGAACTAGGGCGTAACAGAGAAGGTGGCAGAATTACTTGGTTAGCAACAAATATTAACACAGGGCAACAAGAAGTAATCAAACAATTTTGTTTTGCTCAAGCGGGTTCAAATTGGTCCGGTTTAGAAGCCCACGAACGAGAAATACAGGTACTTAAAGGATTAAAACATCCTTGTATTCCCAGTTATTTAAGTTCTTTTGAAACATCTGATGGTTTTTGTCTAGTTCAAGAATATATTGATGCTCCAAATTTAGCAGAACCTCGCAGTTTTTCACCAGAAGAAATTAAACAAATTGCAGTTAAAGTTTTAGAAATTCTGGTATATTTACAAAATCGGATTCCGTCGGTAATTCATCGAGATATTAAACCAGAAAACATTTTAGTAGATGAACAAATCAATGTTTATTTAATTGACTTTGGTTTTGCTCGTATTGGTAGTCAAGAAGTTGCTGGAAGTAGTGTATTTAAAGGAACTCCTGGTTTTATTCCCCCAGAGCAAATGTTTAAACCCACAGAGGCTACAGATTTGTATGCTTTGGGTGCAACTTTGGTTTGTTTATTAACAGGAATTAAGTCAACAAAAATAGATCAATTGCAAGATGCAGATGACCCTTATTTAATTAAATTTCGGCATCTTTTACCCCGATTGAGTCTACGGTTTTTAGATTGGTTGGAAAAGATGGTACAACCGAAACAAAAAGAACGTTTCCCTAATGCAGAAGCAGCTTTAGAATCACTAAAGCCACTTGATGTCATCCGTATTCCAATAGTTACTCTAAGTCAAACATTACTAGAATTTAAAGCACAGAAATTAGGGGAAAAAATAAACCAACCCATTACAATTAAAAACTCTGTACCAGATACTTTATTAGAAGGTAGATGGGAAGTTGCACCTCATCCTAGTGATCCTCCACATACTCCAGATTATCATGCTTGGATTTCGGTGACACCTGCCAAGTTCAAGCGCAATAATATTGAATTTCGTATTCAAATTGATACTAAGAATTTAATGGCACAGAAAGATTATAAACGTCAACTGATACTATATAGTAATTCCTATCCAGAGAGTCATCTTTTAACAGTGAAGGTACAGACAGCAGATTTACCCATTGAGAATGTGGGACTGAGCTATTGGGGTTTAATAAGACTGTTTTCTGTAGGTGTTTTTACATCTATCGTTATGGTTTGGATTATAGGTTTTTTCATCAGCAATCCTTCTTCATTCTTAATATGGTTATTGGTCGTTATAGTGCTTATCTCTGTGTTGACGGGTGGTGTTATGACTATGAGTTTTATATCTTTAGTGTCTTTACTAATTTTAGCTCTTGTGTCTGTTGCCACATCTCAGAAATCTGCTGTTGTGGAAAAAAATGATTCTGCTGAAGACCCATTTACAATTATGCAGGTGCGACTTATTCTAGGATTTGGAGCTAGTGTAGGAGCAGGAATAATAATAGGCTTTCTCAATCCATTTATTTTATTGGCACTAACCGGAACAAGTTTATCTGCACTTTCTATGCTGCTTTATTCACCCCTAAAAAGACGTAAGTTAATTGCTAAATATCGTAAGTCTGAGGAATCTTTAATCAAGCCCTGA
- a CDS encoding Uma2 family endonuclease, which translates to MIIAQELETQQNISPNVIFPPGDLYSDEPPVETELHLEQIMLLIKCIKWLWKDRKDFYAAGNLTIYYSPNQKKSEYFRGPDFFVVLGTERKTRKSWVVWEEEGKYPNFILEILSPNTANTDREFKKQLYQDTFRTPDYFWFDPYTLEFAGFHLLDGEYQPLEANEKGHLWSHQLGLYLGIHEGLLRYFTSEGKLVPTPEERAEKLAAKLRELNIDPDTI; encoded by the coding sequence ATGATCATCGCTCAAGAATTAGAAACTCAACAAAACATCTCCCCAAATGTAATTTTTCCCCCTGGTGATTTATATAGTGACGAACCTCCCGTGGAAACAGAACTACATCTAGAGCAAATTATGCTCTTAATCAAATGTATTAAATGGTTATGGAAAGACAGAAAAGATTTCTATGCTGCTGGAAATCTCACCATTTACTATAGTCCTAATCAGAAAAAATCAGAATATTTCCGTGGTCCAGATTTCTTTGTTGTGTTAGGAACTGAACGCAAAACCCGTAAAAGTTGGGTAGTTTGGGAAGAAGAGGGTAAATATCCTAATTTCATTTTAGAAATTCTCTCCCCAAATACAGCAAATACAGATAGAGAATTTAAAAAACAACTTTATCAAGATACATTTAGAACACCGGATTATTTTTGGTTTGATCCTTATACATTAGAATTTGCAGGTTTTCATTTATTAGATGGGGAATATCAACCTCTAGAAGCTAATGAAAAAGGACATCTTTGGAGTCATCAATTAGGTTTATATTTAGGAATACATGAGGGTTTATTACGCTATTTTACATCAGAAGGAAAGCTAGTTCCTACACCTGAAGAAAGAGCAGAAAAATTAGCTGCAAAATTGCGAGAATTAAATATTGATCCAGATACAATTTAA
- a CDS encoding type II toxin-antitoxin system Phd/YefM family antitoxin has product MLIKFALMINLAKDIHSLTEFKRNTTEFLQQIKKTKHPLVLTVNGKAELVVQDAESYQELLEAAELVETLKGIKLGLEQMQRGEGKKAEDFFNELFNKIDNPQ; this is encoded by the coding sequence ATGCTAATTAAATTTGCACTCATGATTAACCTTGCCAAAGATATACATTCCCTCACCGAATTTAAGCGTAATACCACTGAATTTCTACAACAGATTAAAAAAACAAAACACCCCTTAGTTCTCACTGTCAACGGAAAAGCCGAGTTAGTGGTTCAAGATGCAGAATCTTATCAAGAACTTTTAGAAGCTGCTGAATTAGTAGAAACTTTAAAAGGCATTAAACTGGGACTAGAACAAATGCAGCGTGGTGAAGGTAAAAAAGCCGAAGATTTCTTTAATGAATTGTTTAATAAAATAGACAATCCCCAATGA